A single genomic interval of Stieleria maiorica harbors:
- a CDS encoding sugar kinase, which translates to MIELRNNAKYALVIPTSMGTRLTPVDHQPFHCSDTFKMQATSAESNVGSVSSFLGLPVKILTAFVKDSPVARFIKDDLARRHMDYEGPEFEQSTPWGVRHQINMADSGWGSRGPRVQNDRAGEVGRLLNVKDFDLDRIFRDEGAKIVHMSGLIAALSEDTSQFCLEVARAAKKHGARISFDLNHRASFWVGREEELSAAFKEIASLSDILIGNEEDFQLCLDIQGPEAGGKDIAAKIEGFKEMIRRVKKEYADTTLFATTLREVESANSHMWGAIVSHGEEYMVVEPRQIGVLDRIGGGDGFVGGLLYGVLNGWDVEKSTQFGWATGALAATMLTDYGQPADEDQVWSIWQGNARVKR; encoded by the coding sequence ATGATCGAACTTCGCAATAATGCCAAGTATGCCCTCGTCATCCCCACCAGCATGGGCACGCGACTGACGCCCGTCGACCACCAGCCGTTTCACTGCAGTGACACGTTCAAGATGCAAGCGACCAGCGCCGAATCGAACGTCGGCAGCGTGTCGTCGTTTCTGGGGTTGCCGGTCAAGATTCTGACCGCGTTCGTCAAAGACAGCCCGGTCGCACGTTTCATCAAAGATGACTTGGCGCGGCGACACATGGATTACGAAGGACCGGAATTCGAACAATCCACGCCCTGGGGCGTCCGCCACCAGATCAACATGGCCGACAGCGGCTGGGGATCGCGCGGACCGCGTGTCCAGAACGATCGCGCCGGCGAAGTCGGGCGTCTGCTGAACGTCAAAGATTTCGATCTGGATCGAATCTTTCGTGACGAAGGTGCCAAGATCGTCCACATGTCCGGATTGATCGCGGCGTTGTCCGAAGACACCAGCCAGTTCTGTCTGGAGGTCGCCCGTGCCGCTAAAAAGCATGGCGCACGCATCTCGTTCGACCTCAACCACCGCGCATCTTTCTGGGTCGGACGCGAAGAAGAACTGTCGGCCGCCTTTAAAGAGATCGCCAGCCTGTCGGACATCCTGATCGGAAACGAAGAGGATTTCCAACTGTGCCTGGACATCCAAGGGCCCGAGGCCGGCGGCAAAGACATCGCGGCAAAAATCGAAGGCTTCAAAGAAATGATTCGCCGCGTGAAGAAGGAGTACGCCGACACGACCCTGTTCGCCACCACGCTGCGAGAAGTGGAAAGCGCGAACTCGCACATGTGGGGCGCGATCGTCTCGCATGGTGAAGAATACATGGTCGTCGAGCCGCGTCAGATCGGCGTGCTCGATCGGATCGGCGGTGGTGACGGTTTCGTCGGCGGCTTGCTGTACGGCGTGCTCAACGGCTGGGATGTCGAAAAGAGCACCCAGTTCGGCTGGGCCACCGGCGCGCTCGCCGCGACCATGCTGACCGATTACGGCCAACCGGCCGATGAAGATCAGGTGTGGAGCATCTGGCAAGGCAACGCCCGCGTCAAACGCTAG
- a CDS encoding DUF2585 family protein: MPDAQTRRKPPPADQSPHKVTAREAVSAPSLIAKLRLFATLTLIATSMAFVLWRMGRTPWCECGGYSPWSGEINSRHNSQHLIDPYFFTHVLHGILFFAVLWPLRHWLTDRARVISAALVEAGWEILENTPMIIERYRQATISLDYYGDSIANSVADLLACLAGYMIASRLRWYSSLALLVVVEAVLLATIRDSLLLNIIMLVWPSDAIREWQM, encoded by the coding sequence ATGCCAGACGCTCAAACGCGACGCAAACCACCGCCGGCTGACCAATCGCCACATAAGGTGACGGCCAGAGAGGCGGTGTCGGCCCCGAGTCTGATCGCAAAACTGCGCCTGTTCGCAACGCTGACCCTGATCGCGACATCGATGGCGTTCGTATTGTGGCGGATGGGACGCACGCCGTGGTGCGAGTGCGGGGGGTATTCACCCTGGTCTGGAGAAATTAATTCCCGGCACAACTCCCAGCACCTGATCGATCCCTACTTTTTCACCCACGTTCTGCACGGCATCCTGTTCTTTGCCGTGTTGTGGCCGCTGCGACACTGGCTGACCGATCGCGCTCGCGTGATTTCGGCAGCCCTGGTCGAAGCGGGTTGGGAGATCCTGGAGAACACGCCGATGATCATCGAACGTTATCGCCAGGCGACCATTTCGCTGGACTATTACGGCGATTCGATTGCCAACAGCGTCGCGGATCTGCTGGCGTGCCTGGCCGGGTACATGATCGCATCGCGATTGAGATGGTATTCCAGCCTGGCCCTGTTGGTCGTCGTCGAAGCCGTTTTGCTAGCAACGATTCGAGACAGTCTGTTGCTGAACATCATCATGCTCGTGTGGCCGAGCGACGCGATCCGGGAGTGGCAAATGTAG
- a CDS encoding DUF1559 domain-containing protein: protein MGQVSEMGFDARKPRAFTLVELLVVIAIIGILVGLLLPAVQAAREAARRMSCSNNFKQIGLAVHNYHSAYKQLPTHMSGTRRLPPTGSWFSEYGDDCNMMMLSTFVGLTPYFEQQAIWNQISNPNSVDLTTPGVARIPPWPAMGPTPTEEPNSVVIVNSSNNAYPPWMTEIPTLRCPSDPGVGLPAMGRSNYAACLGDGLHYTDNGPYWYNLRGFPKIQIHTASNLDLLAAGRGMFVPRVAKKFRDVLDGLSNTIMFGEIATDLGDRDIRTLAHSFAPGTFSGLRNNPTVCRGDIDPDRPRFWDPSLTDILAANQGRGFRWASGLQPYTAINTILPPNQETCMSLEDTTPGVLSASSRHQGGVHLLMGDGAVVFITDSIEAGDPTRGTVLDGGSGNRSPGSKSPYGLWGALGTRANGEVIQQQLNQ, encoded by the coding sequence ATGGGTCAGGTATCCGAAATGGGATTCGATGCTCGCAAACCCCGCGCGTTCACGTTGGTCGAGTTGCTGGTCGTGATTGCGATTATCGGGATCTTGGTCGGTCTGTTGTTGCCTGCGGTCCAAGCGGCCCGCGAAGCGGCGCGGCGAATGAGTTGCAGCAACAACTTCAAACAGATCGGTCTGGCCGTTCACAACTACCATTCCGCCTACAAGCAGCTGCCGACTCACATGAGCGGCACGCGTCGATTGCCACCTACCGGAAGCTGGTTCAGCGAGTACGGTGACGATTGCAACATGATGATGCTCAGCACGTTCGTCGGTCTGACGCCGTACTTCGAGCAACAGGCAATTTGGAATCAGATCAGCAATCCGAATTCGGTCGACCTGACCACTCCCGGCGTGGCTCGGATTCCCCCGTGGCCTGCGATGGGGCCGACGCCGACCGAAGAACCCAACAGCGTGGTGATCGTCAATTCCAGCAACAATGCTTACCCGCCCTGGATGACGGAGATCCCGACGCTTCGATGCCCGAGTGATCCCGGCGTCGGTTTACCGGCGATGGGACGCAGCAATTACGCGGCCTGCTTGGGGGATGGACTGCACTACACCGATAACGGGCCGTATTGGTACAACTTGCGGGGGTTTCCGAAAATCCAGATCCATACCGCATCCAATCTCGATCTGCTCGCTGCCGGGCGAGGCATGTTTGTGCCGCGGGTGGCAAAGAAGTTTCGTGATGTGCTGGACGGGTTGTCCAACACCATCATGTTCGGCGAGATCGCGACCGACCTGGGCGACCGAGACATCCGAACGCTCGCCCACAGCTTCGCACCCGGCACCTTCAGCGGTCTGCGCAACAACCCGACCGTGTGTCGTGGCGACATCGACCCGGATCGCCCGCGATTCTGGGATCCGTCGCTGACCGACATCCTGGCCGCCAACCAGGGACGCGGGTTCCGCTGGGCCAGCGGGCTGCAACCCTACACGGCGATCAACACGATCCTGCCGCCCAATCAAGAAACCTGCATGTCGCTCGAGGACACCACACCCGGTGTGCTGTCGGCGAGCAGTCGACACCAGGGCGGTGTCCATCTGTTGATGGGCGATGGCGCCGTGGTTTTCATCACCGACTCGATCGAGGCGGGTGATCCGACCCGAGGGACGGTGCTGGACGGGGGGAGTGGAAATCGCAGCCCCGGATCGAAAAGCCCGTATGGGTTGTGGGGGGCGTTGGGAACACGGGCCAACGGCGAGGTCATCCAGCAGCAACTCAATCAATGA
- a CDS encoding CvpA family protein, which yields MTVNNRFIPAKHVATMADQTETSRFRRKKKRRKPRPGDPIEMPLWLFYPLLLISVAGALFMFRRGDSVTAITIVITALAGWGGFKMGFGRIAASVVALVVAVAYAPAMGMQYQDAFAQKFGTSGLTNRFLCIAAIGVLISLVTTILITIIGNRIFLKRRKFRWANHFAGFAVGLAEGVVICYFLLGGLISLQMWQRGDDIRENAVAMAVDEWASRTRQSRLGPFIRDNNPFERFELLSGVEEAHQTMRRLGDPQNIQRVLDNPGIAEMRSDPAIATAIDEIRNDPALNQWIRQGRPVDPQLVRHLMDSPAVMRLVDHPDFIPQARQVIKDLAQTGSRKDLRE from the coding sequence TTGACAGTTAACAACCGGTTCATCCCTGCCAAGCATGTCGCCACCATGGCCGATCAGACCGAAACGAGTCGCTTTCGACGCAAGAAAAAACGACGAAAGCCGAGGCCGGGGGACCCGATTGAAATGCCCTTGTGGCTGTTCTATCCGTTGCTGTTGATCAGCGTTGCCGGGGCATTGTTCATGTTTCGCCGGGGCGATTCGGTCACGGCCATCACCATCGTCATCACGGCGCTGGCCGGCTGGGGCGGCTTCAAAATGGGATTCGGCCGGATCGCGGCATCCGTCGTCGCGCTGGTCGTCGCGGTCGCCTATGCCCCTGCGATGGGCATGCAGTACCAGGATGCGTTCGCCCAGAAATTCGGAACCAGCGGGTTGACCAACCGCTTTCTCTGCATCGCTGCGATCGGGGTGCTGATCTCGTTGGTGACCACGATCTTGATCACGATCATCGGCAATCGCATCTTTTTAAAGCGTCGCAAATTCAGGTGGGCCAATCATTTCGCCGGTTTTGCCGTCGGCTTGGCCGAGGGGGTGGTGATTTGTTACTTCCTGCTGGGCGGATTGATCAGTCTGCAGATGTGGCAACGTGGTGACGACATCCGCGAAAACGCCGTCGCGATGGCAGTCGATGAGTGGGCCTCCCGCACTCGGCAAAGCCGGCTCGGTCCCTTCATTCGAGATAACAATCCGTTCGAACGATTCGAGCTGCTTTCCGGAGTCGAGGAAGCTCACCAGACGATGCGTCGTTTGGGAGACCCGCAGAACATTCAACGGGTGCTGGATAACCCGGGCATCGCCGAAATGCGATCCGATCCTGCGATTGCCACCGCGATCGATGAGATTCGCAACGATCCGGCACTCAATCAGTGGATCCGGCAGGGACGACCGGTGGATCCACAATTGGTGCGGCACTTGATGGACAGCCCCGCGGTGATGCGTTTGGTCGATCACCCCGATTTCATCCCCCAGGCACGCCAAGTGATCAAGGATCTTGCACAAACGGGATCACGTAAGGACCTTCGGGAATGA
- the larA gene encoding nickel-dependent lactate racemase, with the protein MQVSLLYGRSGIRVALPDDAEVTLIGKPEMPRLADPVAAVRQALGHSPTSGTPAGLQQIAQGASSACIAICDITRPVPNHLFLRPMIETLASAGVPLEQITVLVATGLHRPNLGDELAELIGDRWVLENVSVVNHEALCDEDHVDLGETTTRQTPIKIDRRFVQADVRIATGLVEPHFMAGYSGGRKVIAPGLAHADTIRTFHNHQFMSNPAATNCNLHRNPLHEEQLEIVERIGGAYALNTVIDEHRNLSMVNFGEITASHQEAVSFIERYCRVAVPRRFPTVITSAAGYPLDKTYYQTVKGMVGAIEILQRGGNLIIASQCSEGLGSGDYAAAQAVLTRLGPEGFLQSIRDKPFADIDEWQTQMQTKATRQGNVYLYSALPPESKALTGVRISDDLEATIRASIDASECKRVAVIPEGPYVIPFVQDP; encoded by the coding sequence ATGCAAGTTTCCTTGCTCTACGGCCGCAGCGGAATCCGTGTGGCGTTGCCCGATGACGCCGAGGTGACGCTGATCGGCAAACCGGAAATGCCCCGACTGGCCGACCCGGTCGCCGCTGTGCGACAAGCCTTGGGGCACTCCCCGACCTCCGGAACTCCGGCGGGATTGCAACAGATCGCCCAAGGGGCATCGAGCGCGTGCATCGCGATCTGTGACATCACGCGTCCGGTCCCCAATCACCTGTTCCTGCGGCCGATGATCGAGACGCTTGCCTCGGCCGGCGTGCCGCTGGAGCAAATCACCGTGCTGGTCGCGACGGGATTACATCGCCCGAATCTCGGCGATGAGCTTGCCGAGTTGATCGGCGACCGCTGGGTTCTCGAAAACGTCAGCGTCGTCAATCACGAGGCGCTCTGTGACGAAGACCACGTCGATTTGGGCGAGACGACGACGCGGCAAACACCGATCAAGATCGATCGGCGGTTCGTCCAGGCCGACGTGCGGATCGCGACCGGTTTGGTCGAACCGCATTTCATGGCCGGGTATTCGGGAGGCCGCAAAGTGATCGCGCCCGGGTTGGCCCACGCCGATACGATTCGGACGTTTCACAATCATCAGTTCATGTCGAATCCCGCCGCGACCAATTGCAACTTGCATCGCAACCCGCTGCATGAAGAGCAGCTGGAGATTGTCGAACGGATCGGCGGGGCTTACGCGCTCAACACGGTCATTGACGAGCATCGAAATCTGTCGATGGTCAATTTCGGCGAGATCACGGCAAGCCATCAGGAAGCGGTCTCGTTCATCGAGCGGTATTGCCGCGTCGCCGTGCCGCGACGTTTCCCAACCGTGATCACCAGTGCCGCGGGTTATCCATTGGACAAGACGTATTATCAAACTGTCAAAGGAATGGTCGGGGCGATCGAGATTCTGCAGCGCGGCGGCAATTTGATCATCGCGTCCCAGTGCAGCGAAGGCTTGGGGTCCGGCGACTACGCCGCAGCCCAAGCGGTGCTGACACGTTTGGGCCCCGAGGGTTTCTTGCAATCGATCCGGGACAAACCGTTTGCGGACATCGATGAATGGCAAACCCAGATGCAGACCAAAGCCACGCGGCAAGGCAACGTCTATCTCTACTCGGCGCTTCCGCCGGAATCCAAAGCGCTCACCGGGGTGAGGATCAGCGACGATCTGGAAGCGACGATACGGGCGTCGATCGATGCCAGCGAGTGCAAACGCGTCGCGGTCATTCCCGAAGGTCCTTACGTGATCCCGTTTGTGCAAGATCCTTGA
- a CDS encoding class I SAM-dependent methyltransferase: protein MSAPTDPFFEPYDRDDIAYGDVPSAPLAAFLEQVDCGGRALDLGAGAGRDTLALARAGFHVTAVDLSPRGAERIRQRAETAGVGGRVETCVANVCEHEIPQGVFDAICATTVLDHIPADDARMVWKRMTAGLREGGVMYVEVHSTEDPGSDRRPGSESDAPKSETADAVINYFAPNQLARWAVEEESALRILRYEERLEWDYTHGPEHLHGKAVLLAVKAGAHPAWYGQPAAFPRKFQREA, encoded by the coding sequence ATGTCAGCCCCCACCGACCCATTTTTCGAACCCTACGATCGTGACGACATCGCTTACGGAGACGTCCCGTCAGCGCCGTTGGCTGCGTTTTTAGAACAAGTGGACTGCGGCGGCCGCGCGCTCGACTTGGGTGCCGGCGCGGGTCGGGACACGCTGGCGCTTGCCCGGGCGGGATTTCACGTCACGGCGGTCGACTTGAGCCCCCGCGGGGCCGAGCGGATCCGACAACGGGCCGAAACCGCCGGTGTCGGCGGACGGGTGGAAACCTGCGTGGCGAACGTTTGTGAACACGAGATCCCGCAGGGTGTCTTCGACGCCATCTGCGCGACAACCGTCTTGGATCACATCCCCGCCGACGACGCCCGGATGGTCTGGAAACGCATGACCGCCGGGCTTCGCGAAGGCGGCGTCATGTATGTGGAAGTCCATTCGACCGAAGATCCCGGCAGCGATCGACGCCCGGGATCGGAAAGCGATGCCCCGAAAAGCGAAACCGCAGACGCGGTGATCAACTATTTCGCCCCCAATCAACTGGCCCGCTGGGCCGTGGAGGAGGAATCCGCACTGCGGATCTTGCGCTACGAAGAACGTTTGGAATGGGATTACACCCACGGCCCCGAGCATCTGCACGGCAAAGCCGTCTTGCTGGCTGTCAAAGCGGGCGCCCACCCCGCTTGGTATGGCCAACCCGCAGCGTTCCCACGGAAATTCCAGCGGGAAGCGTAA
- a CDS encoding DUF1549 domain-containing protein, with the protein MKQFFVSVAKWSWFGLLVLVAFGYMASGLSESTDEHRSSENDARQVRLPAQQVTAEDLSADDSLQEGALQEDSIRPVIQAVNAARDAQLGDLGLASADPSDWMTRCRRISLALVGSGVSLEEIRALEQLPEDRRATTHVDNLLRDPRFHDYWAERWTRYLVGADEGPFVVYRRRRFRHWLSDQLAANRRYDQIVRNLITAEGLWTDRPEVNFLTVTFDSNDGNPDPIRLAARTSRAFLGLRIDCLQCHHDFLGNVNLGDPEQTREGRQQDFHQLAAFYSSAKTNGLQGVRTGQAEYKYQYLDEDEEVDVTPAVPYAAELLPVEGDARSRLATWVTHADNRQFARAAVVRFWALMFGRSPTEAVDNLPLDEPLPPMLEPIIDDFVQHRNVRRTIRIIAGSDAFGASSRASFDITPQHEDHHAVFPLTRLRAEQVAGAIVQASKIKSITRDSSLLVQLIRFGSINDFLQRYGDLGENEFAKDGITIPQRLLMINGKMLREAGELNPVLNATGHINLFAGDDARAIETMYLCLLNRYPENEERDHFVNQLSERPNRGEALEDLYWTLANSTEFTWNH; encoded by the coding sequence ATGAAACAGTTTTTCGTCTCTGTCGCCAAGTGGAGTTGGTTCGGGCTGTTGGTGCTGGTCGCGTTCGGATACATGGCGTCGGGGTTGTCCGAGTCGACGGACGAACACCGTTCAAGTGAAAACGACGCCCGCCAGGTTCGCTTGCCGGCCCAGCAGGTGACTGCGGAAGATCTGTCGGCGGATGATTCATTGCAAGAGGGGGCATTGCAAGAGGATTCGATCCGGCCCGTCATCCAAGCGGTCAATGCGGCCCGCGACGCACAGCTCGGCGATCTCGGATTGGCCAGTGCCGATCCGTCCGATTGGATGACCAGGTGCCGCAGAATCTCGTTGGCCCTGGTCGGCAGCGGCGTGTCGTTGGAGGAGATCCGTGCGCTCGAACAGTTGCCCGAAGACCGACGCGCGACGACTCACGTGGACAACCTGCTGCGTGACCCGCGTTTTCACGACTACTGGGCGGAACGCTGGACCCGGTACTTGGTCGGCGCCGATGAGGGGCCGTTTGTCGTCTACCGCAGGCGTCGTTTCCGTCACTGGTTGTCCGATCAGCTTGCCGCCAATCGTCGCTACGACCAGATCGTTCGCAACCTGATCACCGCGGAAGGGTTGTGGACGGATCGACCGGAAGTCAACTTCTTGACCGTGACGTTTGACAGCAACGATGGCAATCCGGATCCGATTCGCTTGGCTGCCCGGACCAGCCGGGCGTTCCTGGGATTGCGAATCGATTGTTTGCAGTGCCACCACGATTTTCTTGGAAACGTCAACTTGGGCGACCCCGAACAGACCCGTGAAGGTCGGCAGCAGGACTTTCACCAGTTGGCAGCTTTCTACAGCAGCGCCAAGACCAATGGATTGCAAGGCGTTCGCACCGGACAAGCCGAGTACAAGTACCAGTATCTGGATGAAGACGAAGAGGTCGACGTGACGCCGGCGGTACCCTACGCGGCGGAGTTGTTGCCCGTGGAAGGTGACGCACGCTCGCGATTGGCGACCTGGGTGACCCATGCCGACAACCGCCAGTTCGCTCGTGCGGCGGTCGTCCGATTCTGGGCCTTGATGTTCGGACGCTCGCCGACCGAGGCGGTCGATAACCTGCCCCTGGACGAACCGTTGCCGCCGATGTTGGAACCGATCATCGATGACTTTGTGCAGCACCGCAACGTCAGGCGAACCATCCGAATCATCGCCGGAAGCGATGCCTTTGGTGCGTCAAGTCGCGCGTCGTTTGACATCACTCCGCAACACGAAGATCACCACGCGGTGTTTCCGTTGACGCGATTGCGTGCCGAACAGGTGGCCGGCGCGATCGTCCAGGCGTCCAAGATCAAATCCATCACCCGCGATTCGTCCCTGTTGGTGCAACTGATTCGATTCGGTTCGATCAACGACTTTTTACAGCGATACGGTGACCTGGGGGAAAATGAATTCGCCAAGGACGGCATCACGATCCCGCAGCGGTTGCTGATGATCAATGGAAAAATGTTACGTGAAGCCGGTGAACTGAATCCGGTCTTGAACGCGACCGGACACATCAACCTGTTCGCAGGCGACGACGCGCGAGCGATCGAGACGATGTACCTGTGTCTGCTGAACCGTTATCCCGAGAACGAAGAACGAGACCATTTCGTAAACCAACTGTCCGAACGCCCCAATCGTGGTGAAGCCCTCGAAGACCTTTATTGGACGCTCGCCAATAGTACCGAATTTACCTGGAATCATTGA
- a CDS encoding DUF1501 domain-containing protein has protein sequence MNHNELLCDPYAHLSRRTLLGAGAGGSMLSAIANQLAWADASGETEASRPKNVILLWLEGGPSQLETFDPHPGTTIGGEVGAIATSVPDLKIADTLPRVAEKMHLGSLIRSVTSKEGDHQRAIYNIKSGYRPDPTLVHPSIGSILCHEFPEPLDIPRHISILPQNAPARGGYLGPIYDAFKVGDPQNPVPDLKSPIADDRFDRRMKDLQWLEDRFRRQRLRDMDENRTLHQASTDAALRMMSSEQVDAFDVSSESKRTRERFGDTPFGRGCLAATRLIAAGVRCVEVTLGGWDSHITNHSLQSARCEILDAALAALLDRLVEQELLETTLVVCGGEFGRTPQINPAEGRDHWPHGFSTFLAGCGIRKGGVYGATAADPKLDPDKPLADVANPITIGDLHATILSSLGVPYHEERQTPIGRPLRISEGEPIGDVLA, from the coding sequence ATGAATCACAACGAACTCCTCTGTGACCCCTACGCCCACCTCTCGCGGCGAACGTTGTTGGGAGCCGGCGCCGGCGGGTCGATGCTTTCGGCGATCGCCAACCAACTCGCCTGGGCCGACGCGAGCGGGGAAACCGAAGCGTCACGGCCGAAGAACGTCATTTTGCTTTGGCTCGAAGGCGGGCCGAGTCAATTGGAGACCTTTGATCCGCACCCCGGAACGACCATCGGTGGCGAGGTGGGCGCGATCGCGACGAGTGTCCCTGATCTGAAGATCGCCGATACTTTGCCACGGGTCGCCGAGAAGATGCACTTGGGGTCGCTGATCCGCAGTGTGACCAGCAAAGAAGGCGACCACCAACGCGCGATCTACAACATCAAAAGCGGTTACCGTCCCGACCCGACGCTCGTGCACCCGTCGATCGGTTCGATCCTGTGTCACGAGTTTCCCGAACCGTTGGATATCCCGCGACACATCTCGATCCTGCCCCAGAACGCTCCGGCGCGCGGTGGATACCTGGGGCCGATCTACGATGCCTTCAAAGTCGGCGATCCGCAGAATCCCGTGCCCGATCTCAAGTCCCCGATCGCCGACGATCGGTTCGATCGCAGAATGAAGGATCTGCAATGGTTGGAAGACCGATTCCGTCGACAACGCCTGAGAGACATGGACGAAAATCGAACCCTGCACCAGGCGTCCACCGATGCGGCCCTCCGCATGATGTCCAGCGAGCAGGTCGATGCGTTTGATGTTTCCAGTGAATCCAAGCGGACGCGGGAACGGTTCGGCGACACACCGTTCGGACGTGGCTGTCTTGCGGCGACGCGATTGATCGCCGCCGGAGTTCGTTGCGTGGAGGTCACACTGGGCGGATGGGATTCGCACATCACCAACCATTCGCTGCAATCGGCGCGCTGCGAGATCCTGGATGCCGCCTTGGCTGCCCTGTTGGACCGACTGGTCGAGCAGGAGTTGCTGGAAACCACGTTGGTCGTTTGCGGCGGCGAATTCGGACGCACGCCACAAATCAATCCCGCCGAAGGACGCGATCACTGGCCGCACGGGTTTTCGACCTTCCTGGCCGGGTGCGGCATTCGCAAGGGCGGCGTTTACGGAGCGACCGCGGCCGATCCCAAGCTGGACCCCGACAAGCCGTTGGCGGATGTCGCCAATCCGATCACGATCGGGGACCTGCACGCGACGATCCTGTCATCGCTGGGCGTTCCCTATCATGAAGAAAGACAAACGCCGATCGGCCGCCCGCTGCGAATCAGCGAAGGCGAACCGATCGGCGACGTGTTGGCGTAG
- a CDS encoding superoxide dismutase [Ni]: MTRILTATFALLITASIAMAHCQVPCGIYGDQLRFEQMLEDEHTISKAQLQINEIADGEMSAQSINQAGRWVTTKEEHATKIQETISAYFLAQRIKPDSEGYTKKLTAAHAVIIAAMKCKQSADPETAKVLEKAIFDLYRAYEGKEPAFEHSH; this comes from the coding sequence ATGACCCGAATTCTGACTGCCACCTTTGCGCTGCTGATCACCGCCTCGATCGCGATGGCCCACTGCCAGGTTCCCTGCGGAATCTATGGAGACCAACTGCGATTCGAACAGATGCTGGAAGACGAGCACACGATCTCCAAGGCTCAATTGCAGATCAATGAGATTGCCGATGGCGAAATGTCGGCCCAGTCGATCAATCAGGCCGGACGGTGGGTGACGACCAAAGAAGAACATGCGACGAAGATTCAAGAGACGATTTCGGCGTACTTCCTGGCGCAGCGGATCAAACCGGACAGCGAAGGTTACACCAAGAAACTGACCGCCGCCCACGCGGTCATCATCGCAGCGATGAAGTGCAAGCAATCGGCGGATCCGGAAACCGCCAAGGTGCTCGAAAAAGCGATCTTTGATCTGTACCGAGCCTACGAAGGGAAAGAGCCGGCGTTCGAGCACTCGCACTAG